In a genomic window of Mus caroli unplaced genomic scaffold, CAROLI_EIJ_v1.1 scaffold_16012_1, whole genome shotgun sequence:
- the LOC110289030 gene encoding alpha-defensin 5, producing the protein VLLAFQVQADPIQNTDEETKTEEQPGEEDQAVSISFGGXEGSALHEDLSKKLTCYCRIRGCKGRERVLGTCRSLFLTFIFCCS; encoded by the exons GTCCTGCTGGCCTTCCAGGTCCAGGCTGATCCTATCCAAAACACAGATGAAGAGACTAAAACTGAGGAGCAGCCAGGGGAAGAGGACCAGGCTGTGTCTATCTCCTTTGGAGGCCANGAAGGATCTGCTCTTCATGAAGACT TGTCAAAAAAACTGACATGCTATTGTAGAATAAGAGGCTGCAAAGGAAGAGAACGCGTTCTTGGGACCTGCAGAAgtctttttttaactttcatattCTGCTGCAGCTGA
- the LOC110289029 gene encoding alpha-defensin 2 isoform X2, protein MKPLVLLSALVLLSFQVQADPIQNTDEETKTEEQSGEEDQAVSVSFGDPEGSSLQEECEDLVCYCRTRGCKRRERMNGTCRKGHLMYMLCCR, encoded by the exons ATGAAGCCACTTGTCCTCCTTTCTGCCCTTGTCCTGCTGTCCTTCCAGGTCCAGGCTGATCCTATCCAAAACACAGATGAAGAGACTAAAACTGAGGAGCAGTCAGGTGAAGAGGACCaggctgtgtctgtctcctttggAGACCCAGAAGGCTCTTCTCTTCAAGAAGAATGTGA AGATCTGGTATGCTATTGTAGAACAAGAGGCTGCAAAAGAAGAGAACGCATGAATGGGACCTGCAGAAAGGGTCATTTAATGTACATGCTCTGCTGCCGCTGA
- the LOC110289029 gene encoding alpha-defensin 2 isoform X1, with translation MKPLVLLSALVLLSFQVQADPIQNTDEETKTEEQSGEEDQAVSVSFGDPEGSSLQEESLRDLVCYCRTRGCKRRERMNGTCRKGHLMYMLCCR, from the exons ATGAAGCCACTTGTCCTCCTTTCTGCCCTTGTCCTGCTGTCCTTCCAGGTCCAGGCTGATCCTATCCAAAACACAGATGAAGAGACTAAAACTGAGGAGCAGTCAGGTGAAGAGGACCaggctgtgtctgtctcctttggAGACCCAGAAGGCTCTTCTCTTCAAGAAGAAT CGTTGAGAGATCTGGTATGCTATTGTAGAACAAGAGGCTGCAAAAGAAGAGAACGCATGAATGGGACCTGCAGAAAGGGTCATTTAATGTACATGCTCTGCTGCCGCTGA